One window of the Lycorma delicatula isolate Av1 chromosome 3, ASM4794821v1, whole genome shotgun sequence genome contains the following:
- the LOC142321835 gene encoding uncharacterized protein LOC142321835, whose protein sequence is MDCFPFDHFLLNGNSLNETDFITLYDPDEEQFMHNYDDPLSNIELSNIEPLEDPLLECISVSDDDCDSSNSISVIEENVSKVKKKNIQNPSFEKHKKNVTSKSSVVNNDCRYFLRHTQRNSSGISTERDDNCSNNKSGDNKNNKTKRSVTGGLTSKYRVSQKKKSLNLKKNNKMSNRGSIDRNFDTVDCTTSSDATNSDFSEEIVNSSLDLSKVNNVVEDSVSDVLKLAWQLEINKQEKLKKRGRPCNCKLAYKLLTDQNSFKAKKCVDKSVKFSCCTFRRALLGTIYYIAQNHT, encoded by the coding sequence ATGGATTGTTTTCCATTTGATCATTTTCTCTTGAATGGTAATTCATTAaatgaaacagattttattacattatatgacCCTGATGAAGAGCAATTCATGCACAACTATGATGATCCATTATCCAATATTGAATTATCCAATATTGAACCTTTGGAAGATCCTCTTCTTGAGTGTATCAGTGTAAGTGATGATGATTGTGACAGTAGCAACAGTATTTCAGTAATTGAAGAAAATgtttctaaagtaaaaaaaaaaaatattcaaaatccgTCTTTtgaaaaacacaagaaaaatgtTACATCAAAAAGTTCAGTAGTAAATAATGACTGCAGATACTTCTTAAGGCACACTCAGAGAAACTCTTCAGGTATTTCAACAGAAAGAGATGACAattgttcaaataataaaagtggtgataataagaataataagacTAAGCGTTCAGTTACTGGTGGATTAACTTCAAAATATCGTGTTagtcaaaagaaaaaatctttaaatttaaaaaaaaataacaaaatgtctaACAGAGGTAGTATTGACAGAAATTTTGATACTGTAGATTGTACAACTAGTTCTGATGCAACTAATTCAGATTTTAGTGAAGAAATAGTTAATTCTTCTCTAGATTTatctaaagtaaataatgttGTAGAAGACTCAGTGagtgatgttttaaaattagcttggcaattagagattaataaacaggaaaagttaaaaaaaagaggaaggcCCTGTAATTGTAAATTGGCATATAAATTGCTTACGGACCAGAATTCATTTAAGGCAAAAAAGTGTGTTGACAAGTCTGTTAAATTCTCCTGTTGTACTTTTAGAAGAGCACTATTAGgtactatttattatattgcaCAGAATCATACATAA